The following nucleotide sequence is from Candidatus Methylomirabilota bacterium.
GTGCGCATCCCGCTCCAGGACATGCTGGCCAAGCGGGTCCGCTTCGTCCAGACCGAGATCAATGGTTTTGACCTGGCCGGCCGGCGGCTGCTCACCGGAGCTGGGCCGATCGGCTGGAGCTGGCTGGTGCTGGCGCTCGGCAGCAGGCCCAATGACTTCGCCATCCCCGGTCTGGCCCGTCGCGCGCTGTCGCTGTATTCGGCCGACGACGCCGAGCAGGTGTGGGCGGCGGCCAACAAGGCGCTCACGGCTGCCGCGGCCGCCACCGATCCCGAGCGGCAGCGCCGCCTGGCGACAGTGGTGGTCGGCGGCGGCGGCGCCACCGGGGTCGAGCTGGCCGGCGAGCTGGCCGAGGTGCTGCCCGAGGTGGCCAGCGGCCACGGCCTGGCGCCCGACCGGCCCGCCGTGCAGCTTGTCGAGGCGGGCCCCACCATCCTGGCCGGCTCCTCACCGCAG
It contains:
- a CDS encoding FAD-dependent oxidoreductase, yielding MENAVNASTADSSGQIVIAGAGYAGLHVALRLTAKLRSHPAVELTLVDRHDYHQAITELPRVAGGTRAADAVRIPLQDMLAKRVRFVQTEINGFDLAGRRLLTGAGPIGWSWLVLALGSRPNDFAIPGLARRALSLYSADDAEQVWAAANKALTAAAAATDPERQRRLATVVVGGGGATGVELAGELAEVLPEVASGHGLAPDRPAVQLVEAGPTILAGSSPQ